The following coding sequences lie in one Planktothrix sp. FACHB-1365 genomic window:
- a CDS encoding DUF6930 domain-containing protein has protein sequence MARLNHSTLRRLQNLPQIPSVWEGDRRPMATDTNPSIDADSEAPGECIIWVDGSQGMVRAMDMVPTDMGPEAIVRTLLRAMEHPQSPAPVARPQKIVVKDREIQFFLRGVLQDLEIVIEYVPDLPLIDEIFRGLQEVAESRPPQLPLQYAEIVTEKAYQIWKDAPWERLGEHQIISIELNLFGIDTLYISTLGKLGMDYGVLMYRSLDSLKRFRERVVKNKSYDNLEEAFLTQDCLFVTFDREDDLDEDEDEDDFINLASLPLSEIQPNFGNLHPLEGLRSILYDEEAAVVLVALEALHRFLRDNSQKLVRYQFPSLNRRYRIPINLPDGEKKQVSVKVETLPDIADELAAMTSDDESEDEELEVEVPRLRDDLVPPKSFLSLGVVPWETAKYLRSNTQFHQAAEGEIPEVGDGLPVVVIQTSKPKAELLIRSLQEAGGLEGICFNPGEDPMAGRNYDLGILKTEDGDLHLFGEFIEDDPVHQEARKKWEQRCKKTKGWCGLIIAMGLTGASRGQPQFKDMMALLEVRSIPSQELGLGPLQLIPAPF, from the coding sequence ATGGCACGTCTCAATCACTCAACCCTTCGTCGGCTTCAAAATTTACCCCAAATTCCCAGTGTGTGGGAAGGGGATCGACGTCCCATGGCGACGGATACGAATCCCAGTATTGATGCAGACTCCGAAGCACCGGGCGAATGTATTATTTGGGTGGACGGTTCTCAGGGGATGGTGCGAGCAATGGATATGGTTCCAACGGATATGGGGCCAGAAGCAATTGTGCGGACGTTACTACGAGCAATGGAACATCCCCAAAGTCCCGCACCTGTGGCTCGTCCTCAAAAAATAGTCGTTAAAGATCGCGAAATTCAATTTTTCCTGCGGGGTGTTCTGCAAGATTTAGAAATTGTGATTGAATATGTCCCGGATTTACCTCTAATTGATGAAATTTTTCGGGGGTTGCAAGAAGTAGCGGAAAGTCGCCCCCCTCAACTCCCCCTGCAATATGCGGAAATTGTTACAGAAAAAGCTTATCAGATTTGGAAAGATGCGCCTTGGGAACGCTTAGGAGAACATCAAATTATTTCCATTGAATTGAATCTCTTTGGAATTGATACCTTATATATCTCTACCTTGGGTAAACTGGGGATGGATTATGGGGTATTAATGTATCGTTCTTTGGACTCGTTAAAACGGTTTCGAGAGCGAGTTGTGAAAAATAAATCCTATGATAATTTAGAAGAAGCTTTTTTAACTCAAGATTGTTTATTTGTCACCTTTGATCGAGAAGATGATTTGGATGAAGATGAAGATGAAGATGATTTTATTAACCTCGCCAGCTTACCTTTATCGGAAATTCAACCCAATTTTGGTAATCTTCATCCCTTAGAAGGATTACGTTCAATTTTGTATGATGAAGAAGCGGCTGTTGTTTTAGTGGCATTAGAAGCACTACATCGATTTTTACGCGATAATAGTCAAAAATTAGTTCGATATCAATTCCCCAGTCTTAACCGTCGATATCGGATTCCGATTAATTTACCCGATGGGGAGAAAAAACAGGTATCGGTGAAGGTAGAAACCTTACCTGATATTGCCGATGAATTAGCTGCAATGACTTCTGATGACGAATCAGAAGACGAAGAACTAGAGGTCGAAGTTCCTCGGTTACGCGATGATTTAGTTCCTCCTAAATCGTTCTTAAGTTTAGGTGTTGTTCCTTGGGAAACTGCCAAATATTTACGGAGTAATACCCAATTTCATCAAGCCGCCGAGGGGGAAATTCCTGAAGTTGGAGATGGTTTACCTGTGGTTGTTATTCAAACCTCTAAACCCAAAGCAGAACTGTTAATTCGCAGTTTACAAGAAGCGGGAGGGCTCGAAGGCATTTGTTTTAATCCCGGTGAAGACCCCATGGCGGGACGCAATTATGATTTAGGAATTTTGAAAACGGAAGATGGAGATTTACATTTATTTGGAGAGTTTATCGAAGATGATCCCGTTCATCAAGAAGCGCGCAAAAAATGGGAACAACGGTGTAAAAAAACCAAAGGTTGGTGTGGTTTAATTATTGCCATGGGATTAACCGGGGCTTCACGGGGTCAACCTCAATTTAAGGATATGATGGCATTGTTAGAAGTTCGTTCTATTCCTTCTCAAGAGTTAGGTTTAGGGCCATTACAATTAATTCCAGCCCCGTTTTAA
- a CDS encoding aldo/keto reductase gives MEKRTLGQSDILITPLLIGTWQAGKRMWVGIEDAETIKAIRAGFEAGITTIDTAEVYGEGHSEQIVAQALSDVRDQVVYASKVFANHLKYDQVIAACEQSLKNLNTDYIDLYQIHWPSGSFNSEIVPIEETMKALNHLKEQGKIRGIGVSNFSRTQLEEASQYGRIESLQPPYSLFWRKVEQDAMSYCIEQKISILAYSPLAQGLLTGKFGPNHQFAEGDHRSKNKLFANKDHYQRVQNALEQLRPIAERYQCTLGELAIAWLISQPQTHAIVGFRNAEQAEQNTHAGTIKITPEDLAEIDQIGRTVTDHLDDNPVMWDF, from the coding sequence ATGGAAAAACGAACTCTAGGTCAATCTGATATTCTAATTACTCCCCTTTTAATCGGAACTTGGCAAGCCGGAAAACGAATGTGGGTAGGAATTGAAGATGCAGAAACCATTAAAGCAATTCGTGCTGGTTTTGAGGCGGGAATTACAACCATTGATACAGCAGAAGTCTATGGAGAAGGGCACTCGGAACAAATTGTAGCCCAAGCTTTATCTGATGTCCGAGATCAAGTCGTTTATGCGAGTAAAGTATTTGCTAATCATTTGAAATATGATCAAGTGATTGCAGCTTGTGAACAATCTTTAAAAAATCTGAATACCGATTATATTGATTTATATCAAATACACTGGCCATCAGGCTCTTTCAATTCAGAAATAGTCCCGATTGAAGAAACAATGAAAGCCTTAAATCACTTAAAAGAACAAGGAAAAATTCGAGGGATTGGGGTTTCTAATTTTTCCCGAACACAATTGGAAGAAGCCAGCCAATATGGAAGAATTGAAAGTTTACAGCCCCCCTATTCTTTATTCTGGCGAAAGGTCGAACAAGATGCCATGTCTTATTGTATTGAACAAAAGATTTCAATTTTAGCTTATTCTCCCCTAGCTCAAGGATTATTAACGGGAAAATTCGGCCCCAATCATCAATTTGCGGAAGGAGATCATCGATCTAAAAATAAATTATTTGCGAATAAAGATCATTATCAACGGGTACAAAATGCCTTAGAACAATTGCGACCCATTGCAGAACGTTATCAATGTACATTAGGGGAATTAGCGATCGCTTGGTTAATTTCTCAACCCCAAACTCATGCAATTGTCGGGTTTAGAAATGCAGAACAAGCTGAACAAAATACTCATGCTGGTACTATTAAAATCACCCCCGAAGATTTAGCAGAAATCGACCAAATTGGGCGCACTGTTACAGATCATTTAGATGATAATCCAGTGATGTGGGATTTTTAG
- a CDS encoding DUF1802 family protein — MNTLTNHALKEWNITIQALEQGETIMLLRKGGIREQNGKFKVDQNKILLYPTFEHQKPTLLKPKYSHLVQPVSSGWHPETVKISSFAEITHILSWNNSQDESLINELIKFHIWNETFVRDRIQFKPQQPLYILLLKTYKLSQVHEIPYHPSYGGCRSWIDLQQPISLDNKVPILTQEDYDQKVSKIHQILQPS; from the coding sequence ATGAACACTTTAACAAATCATGCTCTTAAAGAATGGAATATTACCATTCAAGCCTTAGAACAAGGTGAAACAATTATGTTATTGAGAAAAGGAGGAATTCGGGAACAAAACGGAAAATTCAAGGTTGATCAGAACAAAATTCTGCTCTATCCCACCTTTGAACATCAAAAACCCACTTTATTAAAACCTAAATATTCTCATCTTGTACAACCTGTTTCTTCAGGTTGGCATCCTGAAACAGTTAAAATTAGTAGTTTTGCAGAAATTACTCATATTTTATCCTGGAATAATTCTCAAGATGAGTCTTTGATTAATGAATTAATCAAGTTTCATATTTGGAATGAAACCTTTGTGCGCGATCGCATCCAATTTAAACCTCAACAGCCGCTTTATATTCTATTATTAAAAACCTATAAACTTTCTCAAGTTCATGAAATTCCTTATCATCCTAGTTATGGCGGATGTCGTTCTTGGATTGATTTACAGCAACCAATTTCATTAGACAATAAAGTGCCTATTTTAACTCAAGAAGACTACGACCAAAAAGTATCAAAGATTCATCAAATTCTTCAACCCTCGTAG
- a CDS encoding GUN4 domain-containing protein, with translation MKNSRSPSRTDTWVGKVIDQFPTFIIGFFTGSLITVYGTLTQIDLLSHLNADPNILNFYQQLLGLSHDKSEQKKQYRGYIEKLNISVNPTTLIIHVLPNSICESAIYEGDRVQVLPPVEVIGQQNSAQDTEFNLLKQRVNQIISDGFGSIEVVTPENQLALIEINLLNEEQNCVRKPKYIQELEKLLEQKNWKAADQKTNQVLLKITNRESVGYLDEDAIQKMSCSYLRTIDQLWKKYSGGLFGFSVQKRIFVETKNQLKDDALNRYDPNAYIHFTDLVRWIESGKNGKEKWKNYNELTFSLEAPEGHLPRLNQLEKGMKMEFNYQLFSPNALPLSSQEIKARTLFFTRVDTCKL, from the coding sequence ATGAAAAATTCTCGATCGCCTTCCAGAACCGATACCTGGGTGGGAAAAGTAATAGATCAATTTCCCACTTTTATTATCGGATTTTTTACGGGCTCACTGATCACAGTTTATGGAACTTTGACTCAGATTGATTTATTAAGCCATCTAAATGCTGATCCTAATATCCTAAATTTTTATCAACAATTATTGGGATTATCTCATGATAAATCAGAACAAAAAAAACAATATAGAGGATATATTGAAAAGCTTAATATTAGTGTAAATCCCACTACATTAATCATTCATGTTTTGCCGAATTCTATTTGTGAATCTGCTATTTATGAAGGAGATCGTGTACAAGTTTTACCTCCTGTTGAGGTAATTGGTCAACAAAATTCTGCTCAAGATACAGAATTTAATTTATTGAAACAGAGGGTCAATCAAATTATTAGTGATGGGTTTGGGTCTATTGAAGTTGTCACTCCTGAAAATCAATTAGCACTGATTGAAATTAATCTACTCAATGAAGAACAAAATTGTGTGAGGAAACCTAAATATATTCAAGAGTTAGAAAAGCTCCTAGAGCAGAAAAACTGGAAAGCAGCCGATCAAAAAACAAATCAGGTTTTACTGAAAATTACAAATCGAGAAAGTGTTGGTTATTTGGATGAAGATGCTATTCAAAAAATGTCTTGCTCCTATTTAAGAACGATTGATCAGTTATGGAAAAAATACTCAGGAGGATTATTTGGATTTAGTGTTCAAAAGCGAATTTTTGTAGAAACAAAAAATCAATTAAAAGATGATGCTTTAAACCGATATGATCCTAATGCTTATATTCATTTTACGGATTTAGTACGCTGGATTGAATCGGGAAAAAATGGTAAGGAGAAATGGAAAAATTATAATGAATTAACTTTTTCTTTAGAAGCACCGGAAGGTCATCTTCCTCGTTTAAATCAACTTGAGAAAGGAATGAAAATGGAATTCAATTATCAGCTTTTTTCTCCCAATGCGCTTCCCTTGTCTTCTCAAGAAATTAAAGCCAGAACTTTATTTTTTACACGAGTTGATACTTGTAAACTTTAA
- a CDS encoding YcjF family protein — MPISRYLLLIFGICLLLGLMIWLISSLSALYTQVIWSANPLLANLLLLLLIVLLGLAVFAFFYYTRLFQKSGKSRKKRRPLKIPLDKTEAAEESLKSLRQQVTQIQDEVAKQALLSRSQDIASELAKGNIQVVVFGTGSAGKTSLVNALMGRMVGKVNAPMGTTEVGETYHLQLEGIEREILITDTPGILEAGMGGSERGTLARSLATDANLLIFVVDNDLRQSEYNALQALVEIGKRSLILLNKIDLYPESDKTLILAKLRERVKAFLDPSDIIAVAANPQSIRLETGEIIQPEPDIMPLIRRMAMILRAEGEELIADNILLQSQRLGEEARRLIDSQRKREAEKIVERFQWIGAGVIAVTPLPVIDLIATAAVNTQMVIEIGKIYGCELNIDRGRELALSLAKTLGSLGVVKGVIQLVSTALQLNIATLVVGRAIQAVSAAYLTRIAGKSFIEYFRHDQDWGDGGMTEVVQRQFQLTRRDEFVKQFVQDAFAKIIEPLNLKPEEEEEEFEPEVNPEPLLKRYIEDWDEGNSADRPDW; from the coding sequence ATGCCTATTTCTCGCTATTTACTATTAATTTTTGGAATTTGCTTGCTTTTAGGGTTAATGATTTGGCTGATTAGTTCCCTATCGGCTCTTTATACTCAGGTGATTTGGTCAGCGAATCCGCTTTTAGCAAATTTGCTGCTCTTATTATTAATTGTATTATTAGGATTAGCCGTTTTTGCCTTTTTTTATTATACTCGATTATTCCAAAAATCAGGAAAATCTCGGAAAAAACGGCGACCCTTAAAAATTCCTTTAGATAAAACCGAAGCGGCAGAAGAATCCCTTAAATCTTTGAGACAACAGGTAACTCAAATTCAAGATGAAGTAGCTAAACAAGCGTTATTAAGTCGTTCTCAAGATATTGCGTCCGAATTAGCCAAAGGGAATATTCAAGTGGTTGTATTTGGCACAGGTTCGGCGGGAAAAACTTCTTTAGTCAATGCTTTAATGGGTCGCATGGTGGGAAAAGTTAACGCACCGATGGGAACCACAGAAGTTGGAGAAACCTATCATTTACAATTAGAAGGAATTGAACGGGAAATTTTAATAACAGATACCCCAGGCATTTTAGAAGCGGGAATGGGGGGTTCTGAGCGGGGAACATTAGCACGGTCTTTAGCAACGGATGCCAATTTATTAATCTTTGTTGTGGATAATGATTTAAGACAATCAGAATATAATGCCTTACAAGCATTAGTTGAAATTGGCAAGCGATCGCTGATTCTTTTAAATAAAATTGATTTATATCCTGAAAGCGATAAAACCCTAATTTTAGCTAAACTTCGAGAGCGAGTCAAAGCATTTTTAGATCCCAGTGATATCATTGCTGTAGCTGCAAATCCGCAATCCATTCGATTAGAAACGGGAGAAATCATACAACCTGAACCGGATATTATGCCCTTAATTCGACGGATGGCAATGATTTTAAGAGCAGAAGGAGAAGAATTAATTGCTGATAATATTTTACTACAATCTCAGCGATTAGGAGAAGAAGCACGACGATTAATTGATAGCCAAAGAAAACGGGAAGCCGAAAAAATTGTGGAGCGGTTTCAATGGATTGGTGCAGGAGTCATTGCGGTAACGCCTTTACCTGTAATTGATTTAATTGCAACAGCGGCTGTTAATACACAAATGGTAATCGAAATTGGTAAAATATATGGGTGTGAATTGAATATAGATCGGGGTCGAGAATTAGCATTATCCTTAGCCAAAACTTTAGGCAGTTTAGGAGTGGTTAAAGGGGTGATTCAGTTAGTGTCAACGGCGTTACAATTAAATATTGCAACCTTGGTAGTCGGACGTGCGATTCAAGCGGTGAGTGCCGCTTATTTAACGCGGATTGCTGGTAAAAGTTTTATTGAATATTTCCGCCATGATCAAGATTGGGGAGATGGAGGAATGACCGAAGTTGTACAACGACAATTTCAGTTAACTCGCCGGGATGAATTTGTAAAACAATTTGTTCAAGATGCCTTTGCTAAAATTATTGAACCTTTGAATTTAAAGCCAGAAGAAGAAGAGGAAGAATTTGAGCCCGAAGTGAATCCCGAACCTTTATTAAAGCGTTATATAGAAGATTGGGATGAGGGGAATAGTGCTGATCGTCCTGATTGGTAA
- a CDS encoding YafY family protein, translating into MAKKPTLHPYSDQQAFERLMLLIATLVQYPGVGNTPPTQKGEHRNALSDVQYHLQQLASELKINLPAGYPALPTIRKDIETLRRYSILEQRMYRWGYYLGTGVMSWEELQVAFQLLVSLSQYQADSKTRRICETLEKRLRGVNLERKGEFFYPVRQQLNRSIVWTDPDEMLEMGNVQHTLFHQLDQIENAILTGKAIEISRFSDPYNSGQIGLVKIWPLQLIHFNIAWYLLYESCENGQLTIGRMNRYGNYCQLLSQTRPLQEQYDNLQKAHQLLNQGWGLNLGNLVEQQQELAGELPLELVHVRFFPPATNFILEGDRRHIRQQIKVIKDKQGKLLSVDYKINLPSRSLNEFMIWVNKYLNLAQVLSPPELAQKQYQAACQMVERYQNIWGDLP; encoded by the coding sequence ATGGCTAAAAAGCCAACACTCCATCCCTATTCAGATCAACAAGCCTTTGAGCGATTGATGTTATTAATTGCCACCTTGGTTCAATATCCAGGGGTTGGTAACACTCCCCCAACTCAGAAAGGAGAACATCGGAATGCTCTATCAGATGTCCAATATCACTTACAGCAGCTTGCCTCTGAACTGAAAATTAACCTTCCTGCGGGTTATCCAGCTTTACCAACAATTCGCAAAGATATCGAAACCCTACGGCGTTACAGCATTCTTGAACAGCGAATGTACCGTTGGGGTTATTATCTCGGAACGGGTGTGATGAGTTGGGAGGAATTACAAGTTGCGTTTCAACTGTTAGTTTCCTTGAGTCAATATCAAGCGGATTCCAAAACTAGACGAATTTGTGAAACTTTAGAAAAGCGATTGCGAGGGGTTAACTTAGAACGAAAAGGAGAATTTTTCTATCCTGTTCGACAACAACTCAACCGTTCTATTGTGTGGACTGACCCGGATGAAATGTTGGAAATGGGCAATGTGCAACATACTCTTTTTCATCAATTAGATCAGATTGAAAATGCAATTCTCACTGGAAAAGCTATTGAAATTTCCCGGTTTAGTGACCCCTATAATTCGGGACAAATTGGATTAGTAAAAATTTGGCCCTTACAACTAATTCATTTTAATATTGCTTGGTATTTGCTGTATGAATCCTGCGAAAACGGTCAACTCACAATTGGTCGAATGAACCGCTATGGAAATTATTGCCAATTGTTGTCTCAAACTCGCCCTCTCCAAGAACAATATGATAATTTACAGAAAGCGCATCAATTATTAAACCAAGGATGGGGATTAAATTTAGGTAATTTAGTCGAACAACAACAGGAACTGGCTGGAGAACTGCCTTTAGAATTGGTTCATGTTCGCTTTTTTCCTCCCGCTACTAATTTTATTTTAGAAGGGGATCGTCGCCATATTCGTCAACAAATTAAGGTGATTAAAGATAAACAGGGAAAACTCTTATCTGTTGATTATAAAATTAATTTACCTTCTCGATCTCTCAATGAATTTATGATTTGGGTCAATAAATATTTAAACTTAGCACAGGTTTTATCTCCACCCGAACTCGCCCAAAAACAGTATCAAGCCGCTTGCCAAATGGTAGAACGCTATCAAAATATTTGGGGAGATTTGCCCTGA
- a CDS encoding type III-B CRISPR-associated protein Cas10/Cmr2 — MSMTEGYTAISFAPVQGFIEKSRKLRDLYGASLILSYLSSRIVQEALCSGLEVISPGLPTIQKGMPNRILIKGKFERNDVQNILLNEWQKILIICREWIEDNIGIPKTEYYWSQPEDQIGKHKGEWERWGSHTWEIFWGYGASIPDAMEDLETRKLKRDWIGINWMGESSSLTGTDAIAWHQLGKESNQPGQALTPDQKDQLELFYRRLSWLLDNPEDRLQKSSLSLQALREYEEKNPDTSGKYLAPNERLSIPELVKRLVTYDKIADQIGMAKIKQKSSDPEFKEINRNAGYWTGWFMGDGDEVGDKLQLLATQSEDQMKKFTLKMREWGKEFEAKTDLFPPGKGRVIYAGGDDFLGVLYSEQTDKNSNSNKLKLTEVLNWLLHLQEHWEELQASIKEDLNFDFTFSVGFVWAGHQVPQRDILQHCREAEKRSKSLERDRLTIRVVFNSGQFVQWTCPWKDLDILKKYRDRDGKTWGENPNWTHIYNDWAQLKARHGICLEETVKRSVKKDIPLALFNLYFDQIGERFNEENRWDEIAGENKNLAIVNWLNDLVQVGWQLCHNSNM; from the coding sequence ATGTCTATGACTGAAGGATATACAGCCATAAGTTTTGCACCTGTGCAGGGCTTCATCGAAAAATCCCGTAAACTGAGGGATTTATATGGAGCCTCGCTGATTCTATCTTACTTAAGTTCCCGAATAGTACAAGAGGCATTATGTTCAGGATTAGAGGTGATTTCTCCGGGATTACCGACAATTCAAAAAGGAATGCCCAACCGAATTTTAATTAAAGGAAAATTTGAGCGCAATGATGTGCAGAATATCCTATTAAACGAATGGCAAAAGATTTTGATAATTTGCCGGGAGTGGATAGAAGACAATATCGGTATCCCAAAAACTGAGTATTATTGGTCACAACCAGAAGACCAAATTGGCAAACATAAAGGAGAATGGGAACGCTGGGGAAGCCATACCTGGGAAATATTTTGGGGATATGGTGCATCAATCCCAGATGCAATGGAAGACTTAGAAACTCGTAAATTAAAACGAGATTGGATTGGGATTAATTGGATGGGTGAAAGTTCAAGTTTAACTGGAACCGATGCGATTGCTTGGCATCAATTAGGAAAGGAATCTAACCAACCCGGACAAGCACTAACCCCAGACCAAAAAGACCAACTTGAACTATTTTATAGGCGCTTATCTTGGTTATTAGATAATCCAGAGGATAGACTTCAAAAATCTAGTTTATCTTTGCAGGCGTTAAGGGAGTACGAAGAAAAAAACCCTGACACCAGTGGTAAATATCTTGCTCCGAATGAACGGTTGAGTATTCCCGAACTGGTGAAACGTTTAGTCACTTATGACAAAATTGCTGATCAGATTGGGATGGCAAAAATTAAACAAAAATCCTCCGATCCAGAGTTTAAGGAAATTAACCGAAACGCAGGATACTGGACAGGATGGTTTATGGGTGATGGTGATGAAGTTGGGGATAAACTTCAGCTACTCGCCACTCAATCTGAAGATCAGATGAAGAAGTTCACCCTTAAAATGAGAGAATGGGGGAAAGAATTTGAAGCAAAAACAGACTTATTTCCCCCCGGAAAAGGACGGGTTATTTATGCCGGGGGTGATGATTTTTTAGGGGTGCTTTACAGTGAGCAAACCGATAAAAATTCCAATTCCAATAAACTCAAACTGACGGAAGTATTAAATTGGTTGTTACATTTACAGGAGCATTGGGAGGAACTGCAAGCCAGTATTAAAGAAGATCTCAACTTTGACTTTACCTTTAGTGTGGGTTTTGTTTGGGCAGGTCATCAAGTTCCCCAACGGGATATTTTACAACACTGTCGAGAAGCGGAAAAACGTTCAAAAAGTTTAGAACGCGATCGCTTAACCATTCGAGTAGTTTTTAATAGCGGTCAGTTTGTACAGTGGACTTGCCCTTGGAAAGATTTAGACATTTTGAAGAAATATCGCGATCGCGATGGCAAAACCTGGGGAGAAAATCCCAATTGGACTCACATTTACAATGATTGGGCACAATTAAAAGCCCGTCATGGGATTTGCTTAGAGGAAACGGTTAAACGTTCTGTGAAGAAAGACATTCCTTTAGCGTTATTTAATTTGTATTTCGATCAAATCGGAGAAAGATTTAATGAGGAAAATAGATGGGATGAAATAGCAGGAGAGAACAAAAATTTAGCAATTGTAAATTGGCTTAATGATCTGGTACAAGTAGGTTGGCAATTATGTCACAATTCCAATATGTAA
- a CDS encoding type III-B CRISPR module-associated Cmr3 family protein encodes MSQFQYVITVSPLGFMYGSAGGFLSPENLVGRSGAKFPPDTGAIAGLFFNANQSDRETLRNNLIVAGPFWAKQDSPDNFYVPIPWTKVMAEKDNDEWQFVKKQNSSESIESNGDQWCLGQHQWERQKKEVKPQYSWQLIKDWNLPADELKARNAIAKVPWHFVPMLHPKMKDNERHVVEEDGLFLENAVQLDQDYCLVYLSNYELANGWYRFGGEGHLVEVETHKLSDNPKINQLLGQKINHAFALITPGVWGSNKLSYRYPRHPDFPRQGMKMLTDKAVAYRYRLGHSRTNQQPQAESGRLSRGRYAVPAGSVYVLKHPLNLTWWEFPDEWFPKEGFSLKHLGSALCLPISIQGVPE; translated from the coding sequence ATGTCACAATTCCAATATGTAATTACTGTTTCCCCCTTGGGGTTTATGTATGGCAGTGCCGGAGGGTTTCTGTCTCCAGAAAACCTAGTGGGACGCTCAGGTGCTAAATTCCCACCTGATACAGGAGCAATCGCAGGACTATTTTTTAATGCGAATCAAAGTGATCGGGAAACCTTGAGAAATAATCTGATTGTTGCTGGCCCCTTTTGGGCAAAACAAGATAGTCCTGATAATTTCTATGTTCCCATTCCTTGGACTAAGGTAATGGCAGAGAAAGATAATGATGAATGGCAATTTGTCAAAAAACAAAATTCATCAGAATCGATTGAATCTAATGGTGATCAATGGTGTCTGGGTCAACATCAATGGGAACGTCAAAAGAAAGAGGTAAAACCGCAGTATAGTTGGCAGTTAATTAAGGATTGGAATTTACCTGCGGATGAACTCAAAGCCAGAAATGCGATCGCAAAAGTTCCTTGGCATTTTGTTCCGATGTTACATCCCAAAATGAAAGACAACGAGCGGCACGTTGTTGAAGAAGATGGACTATTTTTAGAAAATGCCGTGCAGTTAGATCAAGACTATTGCCTCGTTTATCTATCTAACTATGAACTAGCCAATGGATGGTATCGGTTTGGTGGTGAAGGACATTTAGTAGAAGTTGAAACCCATAAGCTCTCAGATAACCCTAAAATCAACCAACTTCTAGGGCAAAAAATTAACCATGCTTTTGCGCTCATTACCCCTGGTGTTTGGGGGTCAAATAAACTTTCCTACCGTTACCCTCGTCACCCCGATTTTCCCCGCCAAGGGATGAAAATGCTCACCGATAAAGCCGTTGCTTACCGTTATCGTTTGGGTCATTCCAGAACGAATCAACAACCCCAAGCGGAAAGCGGACGACTCAGCCGAGGACGTTATGCTGTCCCCGCCGGAAGCGTTTACGTCTTGAAACATCCTTTGAATTTAACGTGGTGGGAGTTTCCTGACGAATGGTTTCCCAAAGAAGGATTTTCCCTCAAACACTTGGGATCTGCTTTATGTTTACCCATTAGTATTCAAGGAGTACCCGAATAA
- a CDS encoding RAMP superfamily CRISPR-associated protein yields MYSKAYGIIEALAPLHVGATAGEETGNLNLIFRDQFTQTGIIPGSSIRGRFRADMRDREAGEEQRWYGHESVDGRPDGGTTEALVKFEYASLVWFPVFCPGQPVVWVSCPFLLKRFKRIAGITADTPAPYTAQSGLQGRQIETGGKILFFNLGFLKIEHNQNLSDWIPKGTSLEGNKLVVVDDNDIAMLHDMALYRQSRVKLLDEMKKVDTEKGAFFNTEALPEGSILVFPIALKETGWKPFGEAENSADLYFGGLESIGFGHCRVSLQGDY; encoded by the coding sequence ATGTACAGCAAAGCCTACGGAATTATTGAAGCACTGGCCCCTCTCCATGTCGGGGCAACGGCTGGAGAAGAAACTGGAAATCTTAATCTGATTTTTCGTGACCAATTTACCCAGACGGGAATCATCCCTGGTAGTTCGATTCGGGGACGGTTTCGCGCCGATATGCGAGATCGAGAAGCCGGGGAAGAACAACGTTGGTATGGACATGAATCCGTTGATGGTCGTCCTGATGGGGGGACAACCGAAGCCTTAGTTAAGTTTGAATACGCTTCTCTGGTTTGGTTTCCGGTCTTTTGTCCAGGTCAACCAGTGGTTTGGGTTAGTTGTCCTTTCCTCTTAAAGCGGTTTAAACGGATTGCAGGAATTACGGCGGATACTCCTGCTCCTTATACTGCCCAGAGTGGTTTACAAGGTCGCCAAATTGAAACCGGAGGGAAAATTCTATTTTTTAACTTAGGGTTTCTCAAAATTGAACATAACCAGAACTTATCCGATTGGATTCCCAAAGGAACAAGTTTAGAGGGGAATAAATTAGTCGTAGTTGATGATAACGATATTGCTATGTTACATGATATGGCACTCTATCGCCAAAGCCGGGTTAAACTGTTGGATGAAATGAAAAAAGTGGATACAGAAAAGGGCGCGTTTTTCAATACAGAAGCGTTACCTGAAGGCAGTATTTTAGTGTTTCCGATTGCTTTAAAAGAAACAGGTTGGAAACCGTTTGGCGAAGCAGAAAATTCAGCAGATTTATATTTTGGCGGTTTAGAATCCATTGGTTTTGGTCATTGTCGGGTTTCACTCCAAGGAGATTATTAA